The DNA region ACGACGACGTCAACAACGGTCCGGCCACTGAGCAGTACGGCGATAACCAATCCGCGTTCGTCGGCTTCGAGTGGGACAACCACCGCGTGGCCTGGGCGCCGGACGTCCCCGTGAGCCGAAGCGCCGACGTCTACCAGCCCCAGCAGGACCGCCCCGGGGGCGGCGAATCGAACATCTACGCGTTCGGGAGCGCGCACTCCGGCGCCATGAACATGGCGTTCTGCGACGGTTCGGTGCAGACGCTCGACTACGACGTCGACGCCAATGTGCATCGCTCTCAGGCGGTCCGGTCCGACGATCGCTTCCGCCCCGTGCGGGCCACGCGTCCTTAGGCGTATGCCGACTCCTCCCCTCAATCCGTCTACGGGCGTTATGCAGCAAAGTCGTCGAACCAGTTGTCTAGGGCTAGCTGCGTTGTACTTCGTCATGGGGATTGGCGGCCGTGCCAGTGGGCAAGCGCCCCCCGCCCCGCTACGCGAGTTCCGCGCCGCCTGGATCGCTACGGTCGCCAACATCGATTGGCCCTCTGCGCCGGGCCTTTCGGCACAGGAGCAGCAGAAGGAACTCGTTGCGCTGCTGGACAAAGCGGCCGAGCTGAACCTCAACGCCATCGTGCTGCAGGTGCGGCCGGCGTGCGACGCTATGTACGCCAGCAAGCTAGAGCCGTGGTCGGAGTTTTTGACCGGCGCGATGGGGCGCCCCCCTACCCCGCGGTACGACCCGCTAGAGTTTGCGGTCCGCGAGGCGCACGCGCGGGGGCTGCAACTGCACGCGTGGTTCAACCCGTACCGGGCGCTTCACTCGTCGTCCAAGGGCCCGGTGAGCGACGACCACGTCAGCCGCAAGCACCCCGGCATGGTGCGTGAGTACGGCGGGCAGATGTGGCTTGATCCGGGGGACAACGCAGCGATCGACCACTCCCTACGCGTGATCCGCGACGTGGTGAAGCGTTACGATATCGACGGCGTCCACCTGGACGACTACTTCTACCCGTATCCCGTAGATGAGGGGAGCGCGAAGAAGCCGTTTCCCGACGACGCGTCGTGGGCCACATACCTCGACTCGCTCGACGGCCAGAAGCCGCTCAGCCGCGACGACTGGCGGCGGGACAACGTGAACCGCTTCATCCACCGCCTGTCCGAAGAGGTGAAGGCCGAGAAGCCGTGGGTGCAGTTCGGCGTCAGCCCGTTCGGCATCTGGCGCCCCGGCTACCCAGAAACGATCCGCGGCTTCGACCCCTACGAGGCGCTCTACGCCGACGCGAAGCTGTGGTTCCAAGAGGGCTGGGTCGACTACCTGACGCCGCAGCTCTACTGGATGATCGATCCGCCTGCACAGAGCTACCCGGTGCTGATGAACTGGTGGATCGAGCAGAACGAGATGGGCCGCCACCTGTGGCCCGGCTTGTACACTTCGAAGGTTCGCGACAGCGGCGGCTGGCCCGCGGCTGAGATCGTGAACCAGGTGAAGCTCACCCAACAGTCCGCGGGCGCCCAGGGGAACGTGCACTTCAGCATGAAGGCGCTTGCTGGCGACCGAGGCGGGGTCGCAACGGCGCTCAAGCAGGGGCCGTACGCTCAGCCGGCGCTCGTGCCGGCCTCGCCGTGGCTGGCCGAGGGCCCTGCCCCCGCGTTGCCCAGCGTTGCGGTGAAGCGGGGACGCGGCGGTGCGGCCGTCAGTTGGCGCCCGGCCGGCCGAGGCGGCGTGGCCGCCTGGGTGGTGCAGACTCACAGCCGTGGCGTTTGGGAGACCCAGGTCCTCCCCGCCGACCAGAAGGAGCTGAAGATCGACTCGGCCGTGGGAGTGCAGCGGGTCGCGGTCTCTGCGGTCGACCGGCTCGGACGGCAGGGCCCCACGGCGATCGCCGAAGTAACCTCCGCCGCGCCAGCAGGGGCCGATCGTGCCGGACGCGCTCGCGAATGAACCGACCAGCAGCGTAGCGCCGCAGGGCGCTGCGCCACCGGCGGCGCCCTACCGCCCCAGCCGCGCGGCGTGGGGCTGGGTGCCCAGCCTGTACTTTGCGCAGGGTCTCCCCTACGCGATCGCCATGACGCTGGCCGGCGACATGTACGTCCTGCTCGACGTGCCTATCGACAGCATGGCGTTCTACACGGGGCTGCTCGGGATGCCCTGGGTGCTCAAGCCGCTCTGGAGCCCGCTGGTCGACGTGCTCGGGACGCAGCGCCGTTGGATCTTGGCGACCCAGGCCGCGATCGTGTTGGGGCTAGCGGGGGTAGCGGCGCTGACGCCGACCGCCGGGTTCTTCTTTGCGACCCTCTGCTTCTTCTGGATGATCGCCATCAGTTCGGCCACGCACGACATCGCGGCCGACGGGTTCTACATGGTGGGGCTCTCCGACCGAGATCAGGCGTGGTACGTCGGCATCCGGAGCACGTTCTACCGTGCAGCGATGTTCTTCGTCTCTGCATTCCTGTTGGCGATGGCGGGAGAACTGTCCGACATTATGCCCCCGCAGCAGGCGTGGGCCTGGACCTTCACGGCGGCAGCCGTGCTGTTCTTTCTGCTCAACGTGTACCACTGTTTCGCCCTGCCCAAGCGGGCCGCCCCGCGCCGAGAGCAGTCCTCCGACCTGCGTTCGCTGTACGCCCAGATGGTGGAGTCGTTCGTGTCGTTCTTCCGCAAACCGGGGATCGGCATCGGGCTGGCGTACCTGCTGCTCTACCGCTTCGCGGAGTCGCAGCTCGCGAAGATCGCTAAGCCGTTCATGTTCGCTCCCCGAGAAGAGGGGGGCCTGGCGCTCACCGAGCAGAGCGTCGCCGTGCTGTACGGCACGTTCGG from Pirellulimonas nuda includes:
- a CDS encoding glycoside hydrolase family 10 protein, whose translation is MYFVMGIGGRASGQAPPAPLREFRAAWIATVANIDWPSAPGLSAQEQQKELVALLDKAAELNLNAIVLQVRPACDAMYASKLEPWSEFLTGAMGRPPTPRYDPLEFAVREAHARGLQLHAWFNPYRALHSSSKGPVSDDHVSRKHPGMVREYGGQMWLDPGDNAAIDHSLRVIRDVVKRYDIDGVHLDDYFYPYPVDEGSAKKPFPDDASWATYLDSLDGQKPLSRDDWRRDNVNRFIHRLSEEVKAEKPWVQFGVSPFGIWRPGYPETIRGFDPYEALYADAKLWFQEGWVDYLTPQLYWMIDPPAQSYPVLMNWWIEQNEMGRHLWPGLYTSKVRDSGGWPAAEIVNQVKLTQQSAGAQGNVHFSMKALAGDRGGVATALKQGPYAQPALVPASPWLAEGPAPALPSVAVKRGRGGAAVSWRPAGRGGVAAWVVQTHSRGVWETQVLPADQKELKIDSAVGVQRVAVSAVDRLGRQGPTAIAEVTSAAPAGADRAGRARE
- a CDS encoding MFS transporter; protein product: MPDALANEPTSSVAPQGAAPPAAPYRPSRAAWGWVPSLYFAQGLPYAIAMTLAGDMYVLLDVPIDSMAFYTGLLGMPWVLKPLWSPLVDVLGTQRRWILATQAAIVLGLAGVAALTPTAGFFFATLCFFWMIAISSATHDIAADGFYMVGLSDRDQAWYVGIRSTFYRAAMFFVSAFLLAMAGELSDIMPPQQAWAWTFTAAAVLFFLLNVYHCFALPKRAAPRREQSSDLRSLYAQMVESFVSFFRKPGIGIGLAYLLLYRFAESQLAKIAKPFMFAPREEGGLALTEQSVAVLYGTFGIALLTLGGILGGFAVAKYGLRRWLLPMALALNVPNILYVLLALAQPTNSLVIGLAIGVEQFGYGFGFAAYMLYMLRLSRGEHQTAHYALCTGLMALGAMLPSMIAGKLQMQLGYLGFFVWVVAATIPSLAVTLFTPVDDDPVEPA